The genomic stretch CCTATATCCATGCTAACAGGACCCTCAAGGTTTAGGATTCCAGCGGCCCTGGCACCTATTCTGACAATTTCCGGCCTGTCAACCCTTTCGACAGAAAGGACATTCCCTGATAGGTCACTGTTTAAAGAGGTCTTTTCGAGCACTACTGCCGACATTATCCCGCCACCCTTTTCAACAAACAAATTCAGATTAAATACAGCGCCTGGTATAAGTTCCTGAAACACGAGGCCTTCCCTGGTCGTATCATACAGGTCCTCATATCTCTTGTAGATGACGACATCCCTGCCGTTCCTGCGAAAACGCGGTTTTGAAAGAAGAGGAAACCCGAGTCTTTCTGCGATTACATCTGCAGGCGTTACTTCGTCGCAATATGCCGGCACTGCAATGCCATGGCCTGCCATTATTACTGCCGTCTTTAACCTGTCATTAGTAATATCAATTGCCGTTTGAGATGAAATTAATACACTGCATCCCTCCCATTCAATCTCCTTTTTAATGGAAGAGATGACCGGAAGCTCTTCAATAATCGTCGGTATAAGCAACGAAGGGCGTTCTCTTCTTATAATATCCATCAGGGTTGAAACATAATTAAGATCATCCGCCTGCGGGGTAATATAGAATGTATCAACCGCGCGCCTGACATCACGC from Nitrospirota bacterium encodes the following:
- a CDS encoding ATP-grasp domain-containing protein; protein product: MLHNRSILITGIGSPAGRSAVTYFKAKSFSITGTDMRDVRRAVDTFYITPQADDLNYVSTLMDIIRRERPSLLIPTIIEELPVISSIKKEIEWEGCSVLISSQTAIDITNDRLKTAVIMAGHGIAVPAYCDEVTPADVIAERLGFPLLSKPRFRRNGRDVVIYKRYEDLYDTTREGLVFQELIPGAVFNLNLFVEKGGGIMSAVVLEKTSLNSDLSGNVLSVERVDRPEIVRIGARAAGILNLEGPVSMDIGLRSNYLPVLLDINARLGSNALLAWETLDCLLDAWKRLLMTGSYR